Sequence from the Lysobacter capsici genome:
ACTGGTCGTACAAGCACGGCGGCGAAGGCCCCAACAGCGCGCAGTCGCGCGCGCACAGCTGGATCGCCAGCCTGGTCGAATCGCAGCGTTCAACCGGTTCGTCGCTGGAGTTCCTGGAAAACGTCAAGGTCGACCTGTTCCCGGACGAGGTCTACCTGTTCACGCCCAAGGGCGACATCCTGTCGTTGCCGCGCAATTCCACCGCGCTCGACTTCGCCTACGCGGTGCATACCGACGTCGGCAACCGCGCGGTCGCCGCGCGCGTCGACGGCAAGCTGGTGCCGCTGCGGACCAAGCTCGCCAGCGGCCAACGGGTCGAGATCATCACCGCCAAGTCGTCCACGCCCAAGCCGCAGTGGCTGGAGTTCGTGGTCTCGGGCAAGGCGCGCACTTCGATCCGGCAACAGCTCAAGCAGCTCGAACACGAAGACGCGGTGCAGCTGGGCCATCGCATGCTCGATCGCGCGCTGGAAGTGCTGGAGACCTCGCTCGACCGCACTCCGGCGCAGCGGCTCGACGCGTATCTGGCGGAAAACCGCTATCCGCGTCTGGAAGCGTTGCTGGCCGACATCGCGCTCGGCAACCGCATGCCCAACCAGGTCGCGCTGGCGCTCGCGCGCGAAGCGCCGGGCAAGGCCCGCGGCCGCTCGATCGATCGTCCGCGCCTGCCCGAGGACAAGATCCTGATCACCGGCGCCGAGCGCGGCGTGATCAGTTTCGCCAACTGTTGCCTGCCGTTGCCGGGCGACGAAATCATGGGCTACCACACCGCCGGCAAGGGCATCGTGGTGCATCGCCTGGATTGCCCGAACGTCGCCGAGTACCGCAAATCGCCCGACCGCTGGGTCGCGATCGGCTGGGACCGTCAGGTCTCCGGCGACTTCGCCGCCGCGCTGCGGATCGAAGTCGACAACCGCCCCGGCTCGCTGGCCCAGGTCGCGGCCGCGATCGCCGAAGCCGAGTCCAACATCGACCGGGTCGAATACCTCGAACGCGATTCCAACATCGCGATCATGCGTTTCGCGATCGAAGTGCACGACCGCAAGCATCTGGCCGACGTGATGCGGCGGGTACGCCGGTTGGCGGTGGTGTTGGGTGTGCAGCGGATGTGAGAGGCCGGGAATTGGGAGTCGGGAATCGGGAATCGTAAGAGCGCGGTCGCGGCGTCTGTGGCTACGCGACTTTGATCAACGTACGGCGAAGCCCAGTTCGTGATCCAGGCCCCGCGACCCCGCTTTTGCCCTTACGATTCCCGATTCTCCATTCCCCATTCCCGGCCCTCAAATGTCCCGCGAAATCATCCAGACCGACCAAGCCCCGGCCGCGATCGGCCCGTACTCGCAAGCCGTGCGCGTCGGCGACACCGTGTATCTGTCCGGCCAGATTCCGCTGGATCCGTCCAGCGGCCTGGTGATCGAAGGCGATATCGAAGCGCAGGCGCATCGCGCGTTCCGCAATCTGCAGGCGGTGTGCGAAGCCGCCGGCGGTTCGC
This genomic interval carries:
- a CDS encoding RelA/SpoT family protein, whose product is MTPAEPALKTYPAAAEDTELPDYVRELELAAHYLPEAQRHQLRRAWAVGAAAHAGQTRKSGEPYITHPVAVAKVLAEQGLDVETLVAAILHDTIEDTPLTRECLATEFGPTVAELVDGVTKLDKLQFRDRQEAAAESFRKMLLAMARDLRVILIKLADRLHNMRTLGAQSAEARERIARETLEIYAPIAQRLGMNLIKAELQDLGFRALHPWRHAVVEKRIRTQPVVRRESLVQIEAHLAQRLAKEKLQHRLISRVKSPWSIYTKMHHEHKSFTQVMDVFGFRIVVKSVPDCYHALGVAHSAYKPLDSRFRDFIAIPKANGYQSLHTVLFGPYGSPVEVQIRTEDMDLIAERGIAAHWSYKHGGEGPNSAQSRAHSWIASLVESQRSTGSSLEFLENVKVDLFPDEVYLFTPKGDILSLPRNSTALDFAYAVHTDVGNRAVAARVDGKLVPLRTKLASGQRVEIITAKSSTPKPQWLEFVVSGKARTSIRQQLKQLEHEDAVQLGHRMLDRALEVLETSLDRTPAQRLDAYLAENRYPRLEALLADIALGNRMPNQVALALAREAPGKARGRSIDRPRLPEDKILITGAERGVISFANCCLPLPGDEIMGYHTAGKGIVVHRLDCPNVAEYRKSPDRWVAIGWDRQVSGDFAAALRIEVDNRPGSLAQVAAAIAEAESNIDRVEYLERDSNIAIMRFAIEVHDRKHLADVMRRVRRLAVVLGVQRM
- a CDS encoding RidA family protein, with amino-acid sequence MSREIIQTDQAPAAIGPYSQAVRVGDTVYLSGQIPLDPSSGLVIEGDIEAQAHRAFRNLQAVCEAAGGSLADIARLGLYLTDLSAFGKVNAVMGEYFNAPFPARSTVEVSALPRGVAFEVDAIMVLR